One part of the Sorangiineae bacterium MSr11954 genome encodes these proteins:
- the hxsD gene encoding His-Xaa-Ser system protein HxsD — protein sequence MADTFQWLDGSIQTTLDFRSYRLSAIKKAAYRFADRCTVILGAPAENGVDVTIAFKPGMSEPLAREVLRQLFQELLDQELREAIAEEIAPVRTLILAHAFSKTNLVRHD from the coding sequence GGCTGGACGGAAGCATCCAAACGACGCTCGATTTCCGGAGCTATCGCCTCTCCGCGATCAAGAAAGCCGCATACCGCTTTGCCGATCGCTGCACCGTCATCCTCGGCGCGCCCGCGGAGAACGGCGTGGACGTCACCATCGCCTTCAAACCGGGTATGTCGGAGCCTTTGGCCCGCGAGGTTCTGCGACAGCTCTTTCAAGAGCTCCTCGATCAAGAGCTGCGCGAGGCGATCGCGGAGGAGATCGCGCCCGTGCGCACGCTCATCCTGGCCCACGCGTTCTCCAAAACGAACCTCGTTCGCCACGATTGA
- the hxsC gene encoding His-Xaa-Ser system radical SAM maturase HxsC — MLLELSGRHLQSLSVPSEGPFIGRICEDPHAPEAARDREILLLREASDTLPEGFRAYLLGGAGSYEGGGSNRRGGGASAGGAPRDMYRLGAAMRYLAHGDVVRIDPRRGAIAALYRRSSPSNSLLVTERCDNYCVMCSQPPKTHDDAWLLDELRAVVPLMAPETKELGITGGEPALLGDGLIELVRLLEQHLPRTAVHILSNGRRFSDLAFARSLGRVGHPDLMVGIPIYSDLPEEHDYVVQARGAFSQTLRGILNLKRCRVSVEIRFVVHAETYRRLPELAHFLTRNLLFADHVAIMGLELTGFARANLDTLWVDPLDYREQLGEAVHHLHRAGMNVSIYNLPLCVLDTSLHGFARKSISDWKHTYFDVCDTCSAKTACGGFFASSSLRRSRGIRPISLP, encoded by the coding sequence ATGCTCCTCGAGCTCTCCGGGCGCCATCTTCAATCGTTGTCCGTCCCCTCGGAGGGCCCGTTCATTGGACGGATCTGCGAGGATCCGCACGCGCCCGAGGCGGCGCGCGATCGCGAGATCCTGTTGCTCCGCGAAGCTTCGGATACCTTGCCGGAGGGCTTTCGCGCCTATTTGCTTGGCGGCGCAGGCAGCTACGAGGGCGGCGGCAGCAACAGGCGCGGCGGCGGTGCGTCCGCAGGGGGGGCGCCGCGCGACATGTATCGGCTCGGCGCAGCCATGCGCTACCTTGCCCATGGCGATGTAGTGCGCATCGATCCCCGGCGGGGCGCCATTGCTGCGTTGTATCGACGGAGCTCGCCGTCCAATTCTCTCCTGGTGACCGAGCGCTGCGACAATTACTGCGTCATGTGCTCGCAGCCGCCCAAAACGCACGACGATGCGTGGCTGCTCGACGAGCTCCGCGCGGTCGTCCCGCTGATGGCGCCCGAGACCAAGGAGCTCGGGATCACGGGCGGCGAGCCGGCGCTGCTGGGGGATGGATTGATCGAGCTCGTGCGCCTGCTCGAGCAGCACCTGCCGCGCACCGCGGTGCACATCCTCTCGAACGGCCGCCGGTTCTCGGACCTGGCGTTCGCGCGAAGCCTCGGGCGCGTGGGGCACCCCGATCTCATGGTGGGCATTCCCATCTACTCCGATTTACCGGAGGAGCACGATTACGTCGTTCAGGCGCGCGGCGCCTTTTCGCAGACCCTTCGAGGGATCCTGAACTTGAAACGTTGTCGCGTGAGCGTCGAAATCCGCTTCGTCGTTCACGCCGAGACGTACCGAAGGCTCCCGGAGCTCGCGCACTTTCTGACCCGGAACCTGCTCTTCGCCGATCATGTGGCCATCATGGGCCTCGAGCTCACCGGGTTCGCGCGCGCCAACCTCGATACCCTCTGGGTCGATCCGCTCGACTACCGCGAGCAGCTGGGCGAGGCCGTCCACCATCTGCACCGTGCGGGGATGAATGTATCCATCTACAATCTCCCACTTTGCGTGCTGGACACCTCACTTCACGGCTTCGCGCGAAAAAGTATTTCCGACTGGAAGCACACCTACTTCGATGTTTGCGACACATGCTCCGCAAAAACCGCGTGCGGCGGCTTCTTCGCCTCGTCCTCCTTGCGAAGGAGCCGCGGCATTCGCCCGATTTCGTTGCCCTGA
- the hxsB gene encoding His-Xaa-Ser system radical SAM maturase HxsB yields the protein MGPRFHGREHFAPKGGGGSYRLLPFRFGQLDLRRYVVMNDVGEHVVLAREELVAFARHQLSPASEVYRALKVRHFLFDADSECALDLLALKYRTRADRIADFTGLHIFVVTLRCDHSCHYCQVSRQTEDKSAFDMSREHAERALALTFRSPARSIKIEFQGGEPLLHFDLVRFIVERATALNEEHRRDLQFVIASNLARITDDMLAFCKQYGIHFSTSLDGPEAQHDAHRPLRGGKSHARVLEGIRRVRAALGHDAVSALMTTTPSSLGQVEAIVDEYVRQGFRSIFLRSLSPYGFAVRTSLVRKYGVDDWLDFYRRGLAYILELNRRGCAFQEEYTTILLQKLFSAQGSSYVDLQSPAGIGIGGIVYNYDGAVYASDEGRMLAEMGDGTFELGHLGSDTYEAMLTNDAFVGILQDTLLESSPMCSDCPFLACCGADPVFHQVTSGDPVGHKAFSAFCAKQMGVMRHLITLLEDDPEARRILMGWV from the coding sequence ATGGGCCCTCGATTTCATGGACGCGAGCACTTTGCACCGAAGGGCGGCGGCGGGAGCTACCGGCTGCTCCCGTTTCGCTTTGGACAGCTCGACCTACGCCGCTATGTCGTCATGAACGACGTGGGGGAGCACGTCGTCCTCGCGCGCGAGGAGCTCGTTGCCTTTGCCCGCCACCAGCTCTCGCCCGCATCGGAGGTCTACCGCGCGCTCAAGGTGCGCCATTTTCTGTTCGACGCCGACTCGGAGTGCGCGCTCGATCTCCTCGCCTTGAAATACCGAACGCGCGCGGACCGCATCGCCGACTTCACCGGCTTGCATATCTTCGTCGTCACCCTGCGGTGCGACCACTCGTGCCATTATTGCCAAGTCTCGCGCCAGACCGAGGACAAGTCGGCCTTCGACATGAGCCGCGAGCACGCCGAACGGGCCCTCGCGCTCACGTTTCGCAGCCCCGCGCGGAGCATCAAGATCGAATTCCAAGGCGGCGAGCCGCTCCTTCATTTCGACCTGGTTCGGTTCATCGTCGAGCGCGCGACGGCGCTCAACGAAGAGCACCGTCGCGATCTGCAGTTCGTCATCGCCTCGAACCTGGCCCGGATCACCGACGACATGCTGGCGTTCTGCAAACAGTACGGTATTCACTTCTCGACCTCGCTCGACGGCCCCGAAGCGCAGCACGATGCGCATCGACCGCTTCGCGGCGGCAAGAGCCATGCGCGGGTCCTCGAGGGCATCCGGCGCGTTCGCGCGGCGCTCGGCCACGATGCGGTGAGCGCGCTGATGACGACGACCCCTTCGAGCTTGGGACAGGTCGAAGCGATCGTCGACGAGTACGTCCGGCAAGGCTTTCGCAGCATTTTCCTGCGGAGCTTGAGCCCCTATGGTTTTGCCGTTCGCACGAGCCTGGTGCGCAAATACGGCGTCGACGATTGGCTCGACTTCTACCGGCGAGGGCTCGCCTACATCCTCGAGCTGAATCGGCGCGGGTGCGCGTTTCAGGAAGAATATACGACCATTCTTCTGCAAAAGCTCTTCTCCGCCCAGGGCTCCTCGTACGTGGATCTCCAGTCGCCCGCCGGGATCGGCATCGGCGGTATCGTCTACAATTACGATGGCGCCGTGTACGCATCGGACGAAGGCCGCATGCTCGCCGAAATGGGCGATGGCACGTTCGAGCTCGGCCATCTGGGCTCCGATACGTACGAGGCCATGCTCACCAATGACGCCTTCGTGGGGATCCTTCAGGACACCTTGCTCGAGAGCAGCCCCATGTGCAGCGACTGCCCATTTCTCGCCTGCTGCGGGGCCGATCCCGTTTTTCACCAGGTGACATCTGGCGATCCCGTGGGGCACAAAGCGTTCAGCGCGTTCTGCGCCAAGCAGATGGGGGTGATGCGCCATCTCATCACGTTGCTGGAGGATGACCCCGAGGCAAGGCGCATCCTCATGGGGTGGGTGTAA